A single genomic interval of Pochonia chlamydosporia 170 chromosome 7, whole genome shotgun sequence harbors:
- a CDS encoding PX-associated domain-containing protein: MTSDQGPETAPTESKLSPSQTRALFDILTHYETYTEISSFKTAEAITSYGFPFKKKTVVSTTPLATAPGTPRVRTPRSFFASSSRAQSPVSAKSADDDDDGKDVLSTSPILQLLLTKIVLPLPGVSNIPRSFWSIRVQTIMARLGEAELSESYDKGAMGTRKTLATGTSSIIEMLGRGMLGGLDKQESDTTKDDKYDHSNADDLERAWGNVLQGLVYGDLVNQLFDHFVHSDDLEVLSKTVEASAQHNILHIATLVHHIFILSPEGQYLLKLIENVHSLIPYKVIKQTLRIGNAATMISGMMRVLLAKLSVTSVTNWFGLTQNADDGMNLLQRIISLVLSWDASEFKKSAERIEKAKDRPSDDMLRTIKEYIEETRSEHDTVRQASEQNDQSIITAIFNATNPALNGELAKSQHEQCLEYYSALLSVRDRDCITGAICRQPPDMFTQAIKDVVAAYEPIIRTVHSNVDLREHFDDLQAFVEEFIRASRPKKTGDSSEENLPSVEDFVDLLMKHRRLLYKWIHAVASQCPDIWEALRTWANDMIVKFRKSSSTTADVPSILNKMYNTLEPDTQPKVLEAIDSHANYLDTLNSVSHARLQYLVTAADSSGGTTGGPGVYLDRWQALLDETLITPSLQKGAVRRGKAVKHTTTMGKTGVGGKKLERDSMGSGVEAPDVRIVVDELGARFRNDVREMAGRI, from the exons ATGACGTCGGATCAAGGACCAGAAACAGCTCCAACCGAATCCAAACTCTCACCTTCTCAGACGCGGGCTCTCTTCGATATTCTCACTCACTACGAGACGTACACTGAAATCTCGAGCTTCAAGACCGCCGAAGCAATCACCAGCTATGGATTTCCTTTCAAGAAAAAGACGGTCGTGTCGACAACGCCGCTGGCCACTGCTCCAGGTACGCCGCGGGTAAGGACGCCCAGATCATTCTTTGCTTCGTCGTCGAGAGCGCAAAGTCCTGTTAGTGCCAAGAGcgctgatgacgacgatgacggcAAAGATGTTCTATCTACGTCGCCTATTTTGCAATTACTCTTGACTAAGATTGTTCTGCCGCTGCCTGGCGTGAGCAACATCCCTAGGTCCTTTTGGAGTATTCGTGTCCAAACTATTATGGCGAGGTTGGGAGAGGCAGAGCTCTCAGAGAGTTATGACAAAGGCGCCATGGGAACTAGAAAGACTTTGGCGACGGGGACGAGTTCCATCATTGAGATGCTGGGCCGGGGCATGCTCGGTGGTTTGGATAAACAAGAATCGGACACGACCAAGGACGATAAATATGACCATTCTAACGCGGATGATTTGGAGCGCGCATGGGGTAATGTTCTCCAGGGACTGGTATATGGGGATTTGGTTAATCAGCTGTTTGATCATTTTGTGCATTCAGATGATTTAGAGGTGCTGTCGAAAACGGTGGAAGCATCTGCTCAGCACAACATTTTACA CATCGCAACATTAGTccaccacatcttcatcctctcaCCAGAAGGCCAATATctcctcaaactcatcgaAAACGTACACTCCCTCATCCCCTACAAAGTCATCAAACAAACCCTGCGAATAGGCAACGCCGCAACCATGATAAGCGGCATGATGCGCGTCCTTCTTGCCAAGCTCAGCGTCACCAGCGTCACCAACTGGTTTGGACTAACGCAAAACGCCGACGATGGCATGAATCTCCTACAGAGAATCATTTCTCTAGTACTATCTTGGGATGCTAGCGAATTCAAAAAGAGCGCTGAAAGAAtagaaaaggccaaggacagACCGAGTGACGATATGCTTCGCACAATCAAGGAGTACATTGAGGAAACGAGATCAGAACACGACACAGTTCGGCAAGCCAGTGAGCAGAATGACCAGTCTATTATTACGGCTATTTTTAATGCGACGAACCCTGCTTTGAATGGGGAATTGGCAAAGTCTCAGCATGAGCAATGTCTGGAGTACTACTCTGCGCTTTTGTCCGTCAGAGATAGAGATTGTATCACGGGGGCGATTTGTCGTCAGCCTCCTGATATGTTTACACAGGCGATAAAAGATGTCGTGGCAGCGTATGAGCCCATCATTCGGACTGTGCATTCCAATGTTGATCTACGAGAACACTTTGACGACTTGCAGGCGTTTGTGGAGGAGTTTATCCGAGCGAGTCGGCCAAAGAAAACGGGGGATTCTTCAGAAGAAAACTTGCCTAGTGTGGAAGACTTTGTGGACCTTCTCATGAAGCACCGTCGGCTTTTATATAAATGGATTCACGCAGTTGCCAGTCAATGCCCCGATATTTGGGAGGCTCTACGAACATGGGCAAACGACATGATTGTCAAGTTTCGcaaatcttcttcaacaacagcggACGTGCCCTCTATCCTTAACAAAATGTACAACACACTTGAACCGGATACACAGCCCAAAGTCCTGGAGGCAATTGATTCCCACGCCAACTACCTCGACACTCTCAACTCAGTCTCCCACGCACGACTGCAATATCTCGTCACGGCAGCTGATTCCTCCGGCGGCACGACCGGTGGACCAGGCGTTTATCTTGACCGATGGCAGGCCCTGCTTGATGAGACGCTCATTACACCTTCACTGCAAAAAGGTGCGGTGAGAAGAGGCAAAGCTGTCAAGCATACCACCACGATGGGGAAGACGGGAGTAGGGGGAAAGAAGTTGGAGCGGGATTCAATGGGCAGTGGTGTGGAGGCGCCGGATGTGAGGATTGTGGTGGACGAGTTGGGAGCGCGGTTTAGAAACGACGTCAGAGAAATGGCAGGGCGGATTTAG
- a CDS encoding 3-hydroxyisobutyrate dehydrogenase protein (similar to Eutypa lata UCREL1 XP_007799548.1) gives MATQDGYQDSTNVAAGQSSSNDIALQIVKDEEVSGSQSRNDFRLRVRGRHPHLYQAPGYIYSAGSGLHYRHKDYAGRVSYHALSDRYIHHQSGHLRNLYVACTSDIYQGHGNSTWRRTFIRVVAPKKVRIAAWIIDARHAENNSQSWHKMVLRSLPAIFGMALVFWDGRPTIPRRRLAYAPVLYKYHGDAKAWSNKLENRQGISPLIGTNESYQLLRPRHLCFLRNPESDEIHGVDIRRTEEWEMTDGQNSYLSYLFVAYSALQFSHESDDDLNTLHRIAETACRAAKLPAYWVACSCFQDATEIESDVYRISDVVRGAHSMMIAVCQPSNASHTMSVDELLRHWGSRMWTFPELLLSPGQSVTVYLRGSDLNKPIVVPKNQFAARVWTTIDADSSRHLIDHFLGNINLSRLELATIGLKCLYSRNTSAYLPGDQAYALMGLLRLRPQIDRTDTAFEAFSRLSLANDSDMLLERFLCLLPLRPRQQPWYDMNDAYFSSLWEITPSCQVAGIADGDTVIVDGAYGVSVRWKSFYPVYWSTGPSTKRFIAGILMEWNAFIFLAGTAFLVAGCARKGVYRYAMIPIGAMLLFIFVYVWLMTPRIVLAMYGEKPYEVQAEMFGFEGYLDAESIERAIFGGNFGRFTWSTNGSPLSRSTVNEFGEKIGIDPCLDPEVSYKVATARGALPGQMRIFTLVDTYNMQLTLFESEHPPVALMFCGSEGGMQRALGCSYEWTTQTMYRETVLRLPTTSLDRIHRVPRFRLGICRPPYGVHPVESQS, from the exons atggcaacccAGGACGGATACCAGGATTCGACAAATGTGGCAGCAGGACAAAGTTCCTCAAATGACATTGCTCTTCAGATAGTAAAAGACGAAGAAGTCTCGGGATCACAGAGTCGCAATGACTTTCGCTTGCGCGTCCGCGGAAGACATCCTCACCTCTACCAAGCGCCTGGATACATATACAGTGCTGGCTCTGGGCTACATTATCGACACAAGGATTATGCTGGTCGCGTGAGTTACCATGCTCTTTCTGATCGGTATATACACCACCAGAGCGGCCACTTACGGAATTTATATGTTGCCTGCACAAGTGACATCTACCAAGGCCATGGTAACTCGACTTGGAGGAGAACATTTATCAGAGTAGTGGCCCCCAAGAAAGTCCGAATAGCTGCTTGGATTATCGATGCCAGGCATGCTGAGAATAACAGCCAAAGTTGGCATAAGATGGTGCTTAGATCCTTGCCTGCGATATTTGGCATGGCCCTTGTT TTTTGGGATGGCAGACCGACGATACCGAGACGAAGACTGGCATATGCCCCGGTGTTGTATAAGTACCACGGGGATGCTAAGGCTTGGAGCAACAAGTTAGAAAATAGGCAAGGCATATCGCCGTTAATCGGGACGAACGAGTCGTATCAGCTGCTTCGACCGCGCCACCTATGCTTCCTTCGAAACCCTGAGAGTGACGAAatccatggtgttgacaTTCGCCGCACTGAAGAGTGGGAAATGACAGACGGCCAGAATTCATATCTTTCGTATCTTTTTGTTGCATACTCTGCTTTACAATTCAGTCACGAATCTGATGACGATTTGAATACACTCCATCGCATCGCTGAGACGGCTTGTCGAGCGGCCAAGTTGCCGGCTTATTGGGTTGCTTGTAGTTGCTTCCAAGACGCAACTGAAATAGAATCAGAT GTATATCGAATATCCGATGTTGTTCGTGGCGCGCACAGCATGATGATTGCGGTCTGTCAGCCGAGCAACGCCTCCCACACAATGTCAGTGGATGAGTTACTTCGACATTGGGGAAGCAGGATGTGGACTTTTCCGGAGCTGCTACTCTCGCCTGGACAGAGTGTCACGGTGTACTTGCGTGGAAGTGATCTAAACAAGCCCATAGTCGTTCCTAAGAACCAATTCGCGGCTAGGGTATGGACCACCATAGATGCCGACAGCTCGAGACATTTGATCGACCATTTCTTGGGAAATATAAACCTTAGTAGGCTTGAGCTGGCCACTATCGGTCTTAAATGCCTATACAGCAGAAATACTTCCGCATATTTGCCAGGCGACCAGGCTTACGCGCTGATGGGGTTACTGAGACTTCGCCCTCAAATCGACAGAACTGATACCGCATTCGAGGCGTTTTCTAGATTGTCATTGGCGAATGACTCCGATATGCTGCTGGAGAGGTTCCTATGCCTCCTCCCTTTAAGACCGCGACAGCAACCGTGGTACGACATGAATGACGCCTATTTTTCATCGCTATGGGAGATTACCCCATCTTGCCAAGTAGCAGGCATTGCAGACGGAGACACTGTCATTGTTGACGGCGCTTATGGTGTATCTGTGCGTTGGAAGTCGTTTTATCCCGTCTACTGGTCTACTGGTCCCTCCACAAAACGTTTCATAGCTGGCATACTCATGGAATGGAACGCATTCATCTTTCTAGCCGGAACCGCATTTCTTGTTGCAGGCTGCGCAAGGAAAGGAGTATACAGATACGCAATGATACCCATCGGCGCTATGCTCCTCTTCATTTTCGTGTACGTCTGGCTTATGACGCCCCGAATCGTACTGGCCATGTATGGGGAGAAGCCATACGAGGTGCAAGCCGAGATGTTCGGATTTGAGGGGTATCTGGACGCCGAGTCCATTGAGCGAGCAATATTTGGCGGAAACTTCGGCCGGTTCACCTGGAGCACGAATGGAAGCCCACTCAGTCGTTCCACTGTGAATGAGTTTGGTGAGAAGATTGGAATAGACCCGTGCCTGGATCCAGAGGTTTCTTACAAAGTTGCGACTGCTAGGGGTGCATTGCCGGGGCAGATGCGG ATCTTCACACTTGTCGACACGTATAACATGCAGCTGACGTTGTTTGAATCTGAGCACCCTCCTGTTGCCTTGATGTTCTGCGGGTCAGAAGGAGGAATGCAACGAGCGCTTGGCTGTTCGTATGAGTGGACAACTCAAACGATGTATCGAGAGACTGTTCTTCGCCTCCCAACTACGTCGCTTGATAGAATACATCGGGTTCCTCGGTTCAGACTGGGCATTTGTCGGCCGCCTTATGGCGTGCATCCCGTGGAGAGCCAGTCGTAG